The Arthrobacter russicus genome has a segment encoding these proteins:
- a CDS encoding NAD(P)-binding domain-containing protein, translating into MIIVGSGHAGLSVAAELSRSGLQPQRDFAVIDSNPDGQRSWAFRWSSMELLTEAGRSTVAGQHLTGDPYRRPSPREIEQHLLDVESSLGVTTMWGIRATGVERLGDGSTLLLSTNEGPVQTRNVVCATGAAARPRTLGWAVGAAVPGIMVHSADYHGPGQIPRGDVLVVGAGHSGQQIARELSSTHRVTLSSRPTYASAGRPIRRLVGRRRTDARGAAALSLDPEWAQLGIDVVSAAVAADGAHIVFDDGRRIAPQSIIFATGYRPADGWLPRRVLDATSGRGKRGTTGVPGLFVVGMPTYGSRDADTFAGARRDAISIARHIMKRP; encoded by the coding sequence GTGATCATCGTCGGCTCCGGCCATGCCGGTCTCTCTGTCGCCGCCGAACTCTCACGTTCGGGCCTGCAGCCGCAACGGGATTTTGCCGTGATCGACAGCAACCCCGACGGGCAACGCTCGTGGGCCTTCCGCTGGTCGTCCATGGAACTCCTGACCGAGGCCGGCCGCAGCACGGTCGCCGGCCAGCATCTCACCGGTGACCCCTATCGACGCCCGTCACCGCGCGAGATCGAACAGCATCTCCTCGACGTCGAGTCGAGTTTGGGGGTCACGACGATGTGGGGCATCAGAGCGACAGGTGTGGAACGTCTGGGAGACGGTTCGACTCTCCTCCTGTCAACGAATGAAGGGCCGGTACAGACGCGCAACGTCGTCTGCGCGACGGGGGCGGCGGCTCGACCTCGGACTCTGGGGTGGGCGGTGGGTGCCGCGGTGCCGGGGATCATGGTTCACAGCGCGGACTATCACGGACCAGGTCAGATTCCCCGCGGCGACGTTCTGGTCGTCGGAGCCGGTCACAGCGGCCAGCAGATCGCACGCGAACTCAGCAGCACGCACCGCGTCACGCTGTCCTCCCGACCGACGTATGCCTCGGCAGGTCGACCGATACGGCGCCTCGTCGGGCGACGTCGTACAGACGCGAGAGGCGCGGCGGCCCTCTCGCTGGATCCAGAATGGGCGCAGCTTGGTATCGACGTGGTGTCTGCGGCGGTCGCCGCGGACGGAGCGCACATCGTCTTCGACGACGGCCGGCGAATCGCTCCGCAATCGATCATCTTCGCGACCGGATACCGGCCCGCGGACGGATGGCTTCCCCGCAGGGTACTCGATGCTACATCCGGTCGTGGGAAGCGCGGGACCACGGGCGTCCCGGGTTTGTTCGTTGTGGGTATGCCGACCTACGGCAGCCGGGACGCCGACACCTTCGCCGGCGCACGCCGTGACGCGATCTCGATAGCGCGTCACATCATGAAGCGCCCCTGA
- a CDS encoding DsbA family protein — translation MKPAVKAGLVALAAAIVLIIVAVIVVLINQRNGSPPGSEDGGSRAQVLRENSRVLDDGGDGSVTVVEFLDFECEACGAFYPVVEDLRERYDGEITYVIRYFPLPGHLNSRNAAFAAEAAAQQGRLEEMYRKLFETQAEWGEAPESRASLFRGFAEEMGLDMAAYDSAISDPATVARVDLDYNDGRALGVSGTPTFFVNGDAITLERYDDLETAIVSAGERT, via the coding sequence ATGAAACCCGCCGTGAAAGCCGGTCTCGTCGCCCTTGCCGCCGCCATCGTTCTGATCATCGTCGCGGTGATCGTCGTCCTCATCAACCAGCGAAACGGTTCGCCGCCAGGATCTGAGGACGGAGGTTCCAGGGCACAGGTCCTGCGAGAGAACTCACGCGTTCTCGACGATGGGGGAGACGGCTCGGTGACGGTCGTCGAGTTCCTCGACTTCGAATGCGAGGCTTGCGGTGCCTTCTACCCCGTGGTTGAAGACCTTCGGGAGCGATACGACGGCGAGATCACCTACGTCATCCGCTACTTCCCTCTGCCGGGGCACCTGAACTCCAGGAACGCCGCATTCGCCGCCGAAGCGGCGGCGCAGCAGGGACGCCTGGAAGAGATGTATCGCAAGCTCTTCGAGACGCAGGCCGAGTGGGGTGAAGCCCCGGAATCGCGGGCGAGCCTGTTCCGAGGCTTCGCGGAGGAGATGGGCCTGGACATGGCCGCTTACGATTCCGCGATCTCGGATCCCGCAACGGTCGCACGAGTCGATCTCGACTACAACGACGGTCGGGCACTGGGAGTGAGCGGAACTCCGACGTTCTTCGTGAACGGCGACGCCATCACGCTCGAGCGCTACGACGACCTGGAGACTGCGATTGTCTCAGCGGGCGAGCGAACATGA